Proteins from a genomic interval of Excalfactoria chinensis isolate bCotChi1 chromosome 21, bCotChi1.hap2, whole genome shotgun sequence:
- the TIRAP gene encoding toll/interleukin-1 receptor domain-containing adapter protein isoform X1 — MRIRSLPCALASSALGMRGFSALTSRTAGWFRRLLQKPRQSSIHTSSSSHSTDSHSLSSSPSSSSSAWNSNSSSSTSSSAQPDCPAPADIVSSSNARWVKRYDVCICHSEVDLEFVEELVSYLESQPESLRCFLQLRDSVAGGAVVTELCEAVQNSHCWVMLITPSFLQDPWCRYQMHQALAEAPMAGGRTIPVLKDIDRKDYPKELRNLYYIYTALKENCFRRVRDTVLRYLEELCRSSTSGME, encoded by the exons ATGAG GATCCGTTCCCTGCCCTGCGCTCTGGCTAGCTCTGCTCTGGGTATGAGGGGCTTTTCTGCTCTGACATCACGTACTGCAG GATGGTTTAGGCGGCTCCTGCAGAAGCCCAGGCAGAGCTCCATCCACACATCGAGCAGCTCTCATAGCACTGACAGCCACTCGCTTTCATcctcaccctcctcctcctcctctgcttggAACTCCaactcctccagcagcaccagcagctcagctcagcctgaCTGCCCAGCCCCAGCGGACATTGTCAGCTCAAGTAACGCGCGCTGGGTGAAGAGATACGATGTGTGCATCTGCCACAGCGAGGTGGACCTGGAGTTTGTGGAGGAGCTGGTGTCCTACCTGGAGAGCCAGCCAGAGAGTCTGcgctgcttcctgcagctgcgGGACAGCGTGGCAGGTGGTGCTGTCGTGACAGAGCTGTGTGAGGCTGTGCAGAACAGCCACTGCTGGGTGATGCTCATCACCCCCAGCTTCCTGCAGGACCCCTGGTGCAGGTACCAGATGCACCAGGCGTTAGCAGAGGCCCCGATGGCCGGCGGGCGGACCATCCCTGTGCTGAAGGACATTGACAGGAAAGATTACCCCAAGGAGCTGCGGAACCTCTACTACATCTACACGGCTCTCAAGGAGAACTGCTTCAGGAGGGTCAGGGACACTGTGCTGCGCT ACCTGGAAGAGCTGTGCCGGAGCTCCACGAGTGGAATGGAGTAG
- the TIRAP gene encoding toll/interleukin-1 receptor domain-containing adapter protein isoform X2, whose protein sequence is MRGFSALTSRTAGWFRRLLQKPRQSSIHTSSSSHSTDSHSLSSSPSSSSSAWNSNSSSSTSSSAQPDCPAPADIVSSSNARWVKRYDVCICHSEVDLEFVEELVSYLESQPESLRCFLQLRDSVAGGAVVTELCEAVQNSHCWVMLITPSFLQDPWCRYQMHQALAEAPMAGGRTIPVLKDIDRKDYPKELRNLYYIYTALKENCFRRVRDTVLRYLEELCRSSTSGME, encoded by the exons ATGAGGGGCTTTTCTGCTCTGACATCACGTACTGCAG GATGGTTTAGGCGGCTCCTGCAGAAGCCCAGGCAGAGCTCCATCCACACATCGAGCAGCTCTCATAGCACTGACAGCCACTCGCTTTCATcctcaccctcctcctcctcctctgcttggAACTCCaactcctccagcagcaccagcagctcagctcagcctgaCTGCCCAGCCCCAGCGGACATTGTCAGCTCAAGTAACGCGCGCTGGGTGAAGAGATACGATGTGTGCATCTGCCACAGCGAGGTGGACCTGGAGTTTGTGGAGGAGCTGGTGTCCTACCTGGAGAGCCAGCCAGAGAGTCTGcgctgcttcctgcagctgcgGGACAGCGTGGCAGGTGGTGCTGTCGTGACAGAGCTGTGTGAGGCTGTGCAGAACAGCCACTGCTGGGTGATGCTCATCACCCCCAGCTTCCTGCAGGACCCCTGGTGCAGGTACCAGATGCACCAGGCGTTAGCAGAGGCCCCGATGGCCGGCGGGCGGACCATCCCTGTGCTGAAGGACATTGACAGGAAAGATTACCCCAAGGAGCTGCGGAACCTCTACTACATCTACACGGCTCTCAAGGAGAACTGCTTCAGGAGGGTCAGGGACACTGTGCTGCGCT ACCTGGAAGAGCTGTGCCGGAGCTCCACGAGTGGAATGGAGTAG
- the TIRAP gene encoding toll/interleukin-1 receptor domain-containing adapter protein isoform X3: MAGWFRRLLQKPRQSSIHTSSSSHSTDSHSLSSSPSSSSSAWNSNSSSSTSSSAQPDCPAPADIVSSSNARWVKRYDVCICHSEVDLEFVEELVSYLESQPESLRCFLQLRDSVAGGAVVTELCEAVQNSHCWVMLITPSFLQDPWCRYQMHQALAEAPMAGGRTIPVLKDIDRKDYPKELRNLYYIYTALKENCFRRVRDTVLRYLEELCRSSTSGME; encoded by the exons ATGGCCG GATGGTTTAGGCGGCTCCTGCAGAAGCCCAGGCAGAGCTCCATCCACACATCGAGCAGCTCTCATAGCACTGACAGCCACTCGCTTTCATcctcaccctcctcctcctcctctgcttggAACTCCaactcctccagcagcaccagcagctcagctcagcctgaCTGCCCAGCCCCAGCGGACATTGTCAGCTCAAGTAACGCGCGCTGGGTGAAGAGATACGATGTGTGCATCTGCCACAGCGAGGTGGACCTGGAGTTTGTGGAGGAGCTGGTGTCCTACCTGGAGAGCCAGCCAGAGAGTCTGcgctgcttcctgcagctgcgGGACAGCGTGGCAGGTGGTGCTGTCGTGACAGAGCTGTGTGAGGCTGTGCAGAACAGCCACTGCTGGGTGATGCTCATCACCCCCAGCTTCCTGCAGGACCCCTGGTGCAGGTACCAGATGCACCAGGCGTTAGCAGAGGCCCCGATGGCCGGCGGGCGGACCATCCCTGTGCTGAAGGACATTGACAGGAAAGATTACCCCAAGGAGCTGCGGAACCTCTACTACATCTACACGGCTCTCAAGGAGAACTGCTTCAGGAGGGTCAGGGACACTGTGCTGCGCT ACCTGGAAGAGCTGTGCCGGAGCTCCACGAGTGGAATGGAGTAG
- the FAM118B gene encoding protein FAM118B encodes MGPGARRQVNWMASTVSLGEETVLEDGMPPAKKPRKLLPSLKTKKPRELVLVIGTGISAAVAPQVPALKSWKGLIQALLDAAIDFDLLEDEESKRFQKCLHEYKNLVHVAHDLIQKLSPRTSNVRSTFFKDCLYEVFDDLESKMEDSGKQLLQSVLHLMENGALVLTTNFDNLLELYAAHQGKHLESLDLTDEKKVLEWAQEKRKLSVLHIHGVYTNPSGIVLHPAGYQNVLRNTEVMREIQKLYENKSFLFLGCGWTVDDTTFQALFLEAEKHKSDLEHFMLVRRGDVDEFKKLRENMLDKGIKVISYGDEYTDLPEYFGRLASEIATRGRAGLPKEGQQLNGSAGAHAEITGCST; translated from the exons ATGGGGCCGGGCGCGCGGCGCCAGGT AAACTGGATGGCTTCTACGGTGAGCCTGGGTGAAGAAACGGTACTGGAAGATGGAATGCCACCTGCAAAAAAGCCCAG GAAGCTGTTGCCAAGCCTAAAAACCAAGAAGCCTCGGGAACTTGTTCTGGTGATCGGAACAGGAATCAGTGCCGCAGTTGCTCCCCAGGTCCCAGCTCTGAAGTCCTGGAAGGGTTTGATCCAGGCGCTCCTGGATGCTGCTATTGACTTTGATCTTCtggaagatgaagaaagcaaaaggtttCAGAAGTGTCTCCACGAGTACAAGAACTTGGTTCACGTTGCCCACGACCTTATCCAGAAGCTCTCTCCG CGCACAAGCAATGTCCGCTCAACGTTCTTCAAAGACTGTTTATATGAGGTGTTTGATGACTTGGAATCTAAAATGGAAGATTCTGGGaaacagctgcttcagtcaGTGCTTCACCTGATGGAAAACGGGGCACTCGTGTTAACCACAAACTTTGATAACCTGCTGGAACTGTATGCGGCACATCAGGGGAAGCACCTGGAGTCTCTTGACCTGACGGATGAGAAGAAG gtgctggaatgggcacaggagaagaggaagctcagcgTCCTGCACATCCACGGCGTGTACACCAACCCCAGCGGCATCGTGCTGCACCCGGCTGGCTACCAGAACGTGCTGCGCAACACCGAGGTCATg CGAGAGATCCAGAAGCTGTATGAAAACAAGTCGTTCCTGTTCctgggctgtggttggactgTTGACGACACCACGTTTCAGGCCCTGTTTCTAGAAGCTGAGAAGCACAAGTCAGACCTGGAGCACTTCATGCTCGTGCGGAGGGGAGACGTGGACGAGTTTAAGAAGCTCCGTGAGAACATGCTGGACAAGGGGATTAAAGTGATTTCCTATGGAGATGAATACACAGACCTGCCCGAGTACTTCGGGAGGCTGGCGAGTGAGATTGCCACGCGGGGCCGAGCAG GTCTGCCTAAGGAGGGACAGCAGCTGAACGGCTCCGCTGGGGCCCACGCTGAGATAACAG gaTGCAGCACGTGA